One Paenibacillus crassostreae DNA segment encodes these proteins:
- a CDS encoding quinone-dependent dihydroorotate dehydrogenase: protein MLYRNVVKPIFFKLDPEKAHHLVIGGLHTAGSIPGASHVLRSIWGVKESSDLTVDLFGLHFHTPVGLAAGLDKNAVAVKGFSSIGFGFMEVGTVTPKGQPGNDQPRLFRLPSDEALVNRMGFNNDGTEAMARRFSNHPKRQIPVAINIGKNKVTPNEEAYKDYQECIRLLYPHGDFFVVNISSPNTPDLRNLQYGSELSSLLAHIMDEMKEQARKHNTNKHILVKIAPDVSDAELESMVDVLQSSGVSGVIATNTTLSREGLNHSNAKESGGLSGKPLTQRSTDIISRIYKQSHGQLPIIGSGGIFTGKDAYEKIRAGASLVEIYTALIYEGPDVNRKIHAELRKCLRQDGFRHISEAVGADHH, encoded by the coding sequence GTGTTATATAGAAATGTGGTAAAACCAATATTTTTTAAATTAGATCCAGAGAAGGCGCATCATCTAGTTATTGGAGGATTACATACTGCTGGCTCCATCCCGGGTGCATCTCATGTATTACGTAGCATATGGGGTGTGAAGGAGTCTTCAGATCTAACCGTTGACTTGTTCGGATTACATTTCCATACACCTGTGGGTCTTGCTGCAGGATTAGATAAGAATGCAGTAGCCGTAAAGGGTTTCTCATCTATAGGATTTGGATTTATGGAAGTAGGAACTGTGACACCGAAGGGACAACCCGGGAATGATCAGCCTCGTCTTTTTAGACTTCCTTCAGATGAAGCACTTGTGAATCGGATGGGGTTTAATAATGATGGAACAGAAGCTATGGCTCGGAGATTTTCCAACCATCCAAAACGACAAATTCCAGTTGCTATTAACATTGGAAAGAATAAAGTAACCCCGAATGAAGAGGCCTATAAAGACTATCAGGAATGTATTCGTTTACTATATCCTCATGGTGATTTTTTCGTCGTGAACATCAGTTCACCGAATACACCAGACTTACGTAATCTGCAATATGGAAGTGAATTATCTTCTCTACTTGCCCATATCATGGATGAAATGAAGGAACAAGCACGTAAACATAACACTAATAAACATATATTGGTCAAAATCGCTCCCGATGTGAGTGATGCTGAACTTGAATCGATGGTTGATGTCCTTCAGTCAAGTGGAGTATCAGGTGTCATTGCGACGAATACAACTTTGTCTCGCGAAGGCTTGAATCATTCCAATGCTAAGGAAAGTGGAGGACTGAGTGGTAAACCATTAACGCAACGATCTACAGATATCATATCTAGAATATATAAACAGAGTCATGGTCAATTACCGATCATTGGTTCTGGTGGGATTTTTACTGGTAAGGACGCTTATGAGAAGATTCGAGCAGGTGCAAGCCTGGTTGAAATATATACAGCACTTATTTACGAAGGGCCAGATGTGAATCGTAAGATCCACGCAGAGTTGAGGAAGTGCCTACGACAAGATGGATTCCGTCATATATCAGAAGCGGTAGGTGCTGATCATCACTGA
- the cimA gene encoding citramalate synthase: MSASISIFDTTLRDGTQGEGVSLSADDKLKIAKKLDDLGVHYIEGGIPGSNSKDIEFFKRVQELGLRAKITAFGSTRRKNTEASQDRNLQCILESGAQAATLVGKSWDFHVHTALQTTLEENLAMIYDSILYLKQNGLEVIFDAEHFFDGYKNNPEYALSVITKAAEAGADWITMCDTNGGTLPHEVYDIVSTVVSNLPQANLSIHTHNDCELAVANSLSAIQAGARQIQGTINGYGERCGNANLCSIIPTLQLKMGYDCIQADSLKQLSNTARFISEIANVHMPVNQPYVGGAAFAHKGGIHVSAILRDSRTYEHISPELIGNKQRILVSELAGQSNILSKAKEMGLEFDPSNENSSKVIDKIKDLEHQGYQFEAADASLELLLREANGQISELFTFESFKMLVEKSAGQPVVSEAFVKVNIDGQSVYTAAEGNGPVNALDNALRKALVQSFPSLQEMHLSDYKVRVLDEKDATAAKVRVLIESKNVSNTWNTVGVSGNVIEASWEALVDSIRYALLGQINQNDKHSNIESQHGLVNH; this comes from the coding sequence ATGTCTGCATCTATTTCTATATTCGATACAACCCTACGAGATGGCACCCAAGGAGAGGGAGTCAGTTTATCTGCGGATGATAAATTAAAAATTGCCAAAAAACTTGATGATCTCGGTGTTCATTATATTGAAGGTGGCATTCCAGGAAGCAATAGCAAAGATATTGAATTTTTCAAAAGAGTTCAAGAATTGGGACTACGTGCAAAAATCACGGCATTCGGAAGTACACGACGTAAAAATACGGAAGCGTCACAAGACCGCAATCTACAGTGCATTCTGGAATCAGGCGCACAAGCTGCAACCTTAGTAGGTAAGTCATGGGATTTCCATGTGCATACGGCACTTCAGACAACATTGGAAGAGAATTTAGCCATGATTTACGACTCTATATTATATTTAAAACAGAACGGGCTTGAGGTTATCTTCGATGCCGAGCATTTCTTCGATGGTTATAAGAATAATCCAGAATATGCACTTTCTGTTATCACAAAAGCAGCAGAAGCTGGAGCAGACTGGATCACCATGTGCGATACGAACGGTGGAACACTTCCACATGAAGTTTATGATATCGTGTCCACAGTTGTTTCTAACTTACCACAGGCGAACCTCAGTATTCATACCCATAATGACTGCGAACTTGCTGTGGCTAACTCGCTAAGTGCTATCCAAGCGGGTGCGAGACAAATTCAAGGAACGATAAATGGATATGGAGAACGTTGCGGAAATGCAAATCTTTGCTCGATTATTCCAACCTTACAACTAAAAATGGGATATGACTGCATTCAAGCAGATTCATTGAAACAACTATCCAATACTGCTCGTTTTATAAGTGAAATCGCTAACGTACACATGCCTGTGAACCAGCCATATGTTGGTGGTGCGGCATTCGCTCATAAAGGAGGCATTCACGTCTCTGCCATCCTTAGAGATTCTCGTACGTACGAACATATCTCACCAGAATTAATTGGGAATAAACAACGGATCCTCGTTTCTGAATTAGCTGGTCAGAGTAATATATTGTCTAAAGCCAAGGAAATGGGTCTAGAATTTGATCCTAGCAACGAAAATTCCAGTAAGGTGATTGATAAGATAAAAGACTTAGAACATCAAGGATATCAATTTGAAGCTGCAGACGCTTCATTGGAGCTCTTACTTCGTGAAGCTAACGGACAAATTTCCGAACTTTTCACCTTCGAATCTTTCAAAATGCTTGTTGAGAAAAGCGCAGGTCAACCTGTAGTGTCTGAAGCATTTGTCAAAGTAAACATTGATGGTCAGAGCGTATATACGGCGGCTGAAGGAAATGGACCTGTCAACGCACTCGATAACGCTTTACGAAAAGCTCTTGTTCAATCCTTTCCATCGCTACAAGAAATGCATTTGTCTGATTATAAGGTCCGTGTTCTTGATGAGAAAGATGCTACTGCTGCTAAAGTACGCGTTCTTATTGAATCTAAAAATGTAAGCAATACATGGAATACAGTTGGAGTATCAGGAAATGTGATTGAAGCTAGTTGGGAAGCATTAGTTGATAGTATACGTTATGCACTTCTTGGTCAGATTAATCAGAATGATAAACATTCAAATATTGAAAGTCAGCATGGTCTTGTTAATCATTAG
- a CDS encoding L,D-transpeptidase: MVKNSIFLKKYVEQHPENKMGWYLLGKEYEKNGEEGKANYCFNQSSDVYEAFEHSRVPDDVWKEYQDRLFHQSRNRERRTYKIRLLLLTLMFLFLILAPLEAPGVTVASIPAEKQTLTNDTEKNQADNVTEVKVKDTASINIPTFTAQHRGSSQETARNLALLLDYSSALPIKMAVLGMERKDKWLIWKQNMPLTYTLDKMANAQIVFQSYDPMACDCTPPDATDLKASALEWVKKQEQLVALSGAIRFFVQENGRLPARLEELSQPFPNNVISGSTEVMEQYFDTIKARYTSSTTLAGNTVTLPNKEDSGSTTNDNTSSNVGDDVFFEQPLEIIVDKANHRLAVVSGNILLRNYEVGLGGGKTPEEDFVISEKVVNPNGSSNGEFGSRGMQLSTSNYAIHGTDEPNSIGLDESNGCIRMTQEDVEELFDLVPMGTKVSIVKGVLPDELLVPTERYKSRHRQDQTNPLKTYHWLN, from the coding sequence ATGGTGAAAAACTCGATATTCCTCAAAAAATATGTAGAGCAGCATCCAGAGAATAAGATGGGATGGTATTTACTCGGTAAGGAATATGAAAAGAACGGTGAGGAAGGTAAAGCTAATTATTGTTTTAATCAATCTAGTGACGTATATGAAGCTTTCGAACATAGTAGGGTGCCAGATGATGTATGGAAAGAATACCAAGATAGATTATTTCATCAGTCACGCAATAGAGAACGACGTACATATAAAATACGATTGTTGTTATTAACATTGATGTTCTTATTTCTAATCTTAGCACCACTGGAAGCTCCTGGAGTTACGGTTGCATCCATTCCTGCTGAGAAACAGACCTTAACCAATGATACGGAGAAGAATCAGGCTGACAATGTGACTGAAGTCAAAGTGAAAGATACCGCTTCTATCAACATTCCTACATTTACAGCTCAACATCGTGGTTCATCTCAAGAAACAGCCCGAAATCTAGCATTATTGTTGGATTATTCGAGCGCATTACCGATTAAGATGGCTGTTCTGGGTATGGAGCGTAAAGATAAATGGTTGATATGGAAACAAAATATGCCCCTTACATACACACTAGATAAAATGGCGAATGCACAAATAGTTTTTCAATCCTATGATCCCATGGCTTGTGATTGCACACCACCTGATGCTACAGATCTTAAGGCATCTGCATTAGAATGGGTTAAGAAACAAGAGCAATTGGTGGCATTATCAGGCGCAATACGTTTCTTTGTGCAAGAAAATGGGCGACTCCCAGCAAGGTTAGAAGAACTATCACAGCCATTTCCAAATAATGTGATATCAGGATCGACGGAAGTGATGGAGCAATATTTTGATACAATTAAAGCAAGGTATACTTCATCAACAACACTTGCTGGGAACACAGTTACACTACCTAACAAGGAAGACAGCGGATCGACTACTAATGACAATACCAGTTCTAACGTAGGCGATGATGTTTTTTTTGAACAGCCTCTCGAGATTATTGTTGATAAAGCGAACCATCGATTAGCGGTAGTTAGTGGAAACATCTTGTTGCGAAATTATGAGGTAGGACTAGGGGGTGGCAAGACTCCAGAGGAGGACTTCGTGATCTCTGAAAAAGTTGTTAATCCCAACGGAAGTTCTAATGGTGAATTTGGAAGTCGAGGAATGCAACTATCTACTAGCAATTATGCTATTCACGGAACGGATGAGCCCAATAGCATTGGTCTTGACGAGTCGAATGGATGTATACGTATGACGCAAGAGGATGTAGAAGAGTTATTTGATCTAGTTCCTATGGGGACGAAGGTATCAATAGTCAAAGGGGTCCTACCTGATGAGTTGCTTGTTCCAACGGAACGATATAAATCTCGGCATAGACAGGATCAGACGAACCCCCTTAAAACTTACCATTGGCTGAATTAA
- a CDS encoding exonuclease domain-containing protein, which yields MKEPVRGNNGFWSNFRQGGMPSAIASVMGAPTAQHMAFIRALMKEQRRPEVLFIPLTKLETVVFDLETTGFSCQHGDEILSFGAVRMVGDEIIEGETFYSLVNCRKPVPQHITKLTGITQEMADAAPTLMNGLHDFMSFVGGRVLIAHASAHDKAFLNAALWKTSKTHLSHRVIDTMMIARWLDPAIGNYDLDGLLFDRNIPIIGRHHALEDALMTAELWKSYLVDISKRRVETLGDLYAYLSRS from the coding sequence ATGAAAGAGCCGGTAAGGGGAAACAACGGGTTTTGGAGCAATTTTCGGCAGGGTGGAATGCCGTCTGCAATAGCCTCCGTGATGGGAGCCCCTACCGCTCAACATATGGCATTTATTCGTGCACTTATGAAAGAACAACGGCGTCCTGAAGTTCTGTTCATACCATTAACAAAGCTTGAGACGGTTGTGTTCGACCTTGAGACAACAGGGTTCTCTTGTCAGCATGGGGATGAAATTTTATCCTTCGGTGCTGTAAGAATGGTAGGGGATGAGATTATTGAGGGAGAAACGTTCTATTCATTAGTGAACTGCCGAAAGCCAGTTCCACAACATATTACAAAATTAACAGGGATCACTCAGGAGATGGCAGATGCTGCTCCTACGCTTATGAATGGTTTGCATGACTTTATGTCTTTTGTTGGGGGAAGGGTGCTAATTGCTCATGCTAGCGCTCACGACAAGGCATTCTTGAATGCAGCCTTATGGAAGACGTCAAAGACACATCTTAGTCATCGTGTTATTGATACAATGATGATTGCACGCTGGCTCGATCCTGCAATCGGTAATTACGATCTTGATGGACTATTATTCGATCGTAATATACCTATCATTGGTAGGCATCATGCCTTAGAGGATGCGTTAATGACTGCTGAGTTGTGGAAATCCTATCTTGTTGATATTTCTAAGAGAAGGGTTGAGACGTTAGGTGACCTTTATGCTTACTTGAGTCGATCATAA
- a CDS encoding ammonium transporter, with amino-acid sequence MKKRWLGVLLGMSALLAFPMSAFADDGATNLELQAGINSVFVYLAVILVFFMQAGFVLLEAGSVRMKNAGHVAGKTVLTLGISIVVFWAVGFGLGFGNGNGIIGQTGFFLSGDEMAGSFDSLSGSDVPLTVKFLFQLSFAAISLAIAAGGMAERAKLSVYIIFGALFMIVIYPVVAHWVWGGGWLAQLGMQDYAGSTVVHLTGATAALVATFLLKPRLGKYNKDGKPNVIPGHNQVYTVLGVIILLIGWFGFNPGSTLSGVDGFFGYVSLTTNIAAAAGAIAALAISWMVFGKGDIPSMLNGVLAALVAITGSCAFVEPWAALVIGAVAGTIAFLAGQWLERAGLDDPIYAVSVHGIAGVWGAVSTGLFATPELVEKTGVGQAGLFYGGGLHQLGVQVLGVVGSFAFVLVISFIILGAMKAIMGLRVTEEEEMMGLDISEHGTYGYPEQMKLLTDAEAKSGSRTPPIN; translated from the coding sequence ATGAAAAAGAGATGGCTAGGTGTTTTGTTGGGAATGTCAGCATTGTTAGCTTTTCCAATGAGTGCTTTTGCAGATGATGGTGCAACTAATTTGGAACTACAGGCTGGAATTAATTCAGTATTCGTTTATCTAGCTGTAATCCTAGTATTCTTCATGCAAGCTGGATTTGTTCTTTTGGAAGCAGGATCGGTTCGTATGAAGAATGCCGGTCACGTTGCTGGGAAAACAGTATTGACTTTAGGGATTTCAATCGTAGTTTTCTGGGCTGTTGGATTTGGTCTAGGATTTGGTAACGGGAATGGAATTATTGGTCAAACGGGTTTCTTCTTAAGTGGTGATGAGATGGCAGGATCATTTGATTCTTTATCAGGCTCCGATGTGCCACTGACGGTGAAGTTCTTATTCCAATTATCGTTTGCAGCTATTTCATTAGCTATTGCAGCAGGTGGTATGGCTGAACGTGCTAAACTGAGTGTTTACATTATATTCGGAGCATTGTTTATGATTGTAATTTACCCCGTTGTTGCTCACTGGGTATGGGGCGGTGGTTGGCTTGCTCAACTAGGTATGCAAGATTATGCGGGTTCGACAGTAGTTCACTTAACAGGTGCAACAGCAGCGTTAGTAGCGACATTCTTATTAAAACCTCGTTTAGGTAAATATAATAAAGATGGTAAGCCGAATGTTATACCAGGTCACAACCAGGTATACACTGTACTGGGTGTCATTATTCTCTTGATCGGATGGTTTGGATTTAATCCAGGGAGTACTTTATCAGGGGTTGATGGTTTCTTCGGATATGTATCATTAACAACGAACATTGCAGCAGCTGCAGGAGCAATCGCAGCACTTGCAATCTCCTGGATGGTATTTGGTAAAGGAGATATTCCGAGCATGCTGAATGGTGTGCTTGCTGCGTTGGTTGCTATAACTGGTTCTTGTGCTTTTGTTGAACCATGGGCTGCACTTGTTATAGGTGCTGTTGCTGGTACAATTGCTTTCTTAGCGGGACAATGGTTAGAACGTGCAGGATTAGATGATCCAATCTATGCCGTATCTGTACACGGTATTGCAGGTGTATGGGGTGCGGTGTCAACTGGGCTATTCGCTACACCGGAACTAGTAGAGAAGACGGGAGTGGGCCAAGCGGGATTATTCTATGGTGGTGGTTTACATCAATTGGGAGTTCAAGTTCTAGGTGTCGTTGGTTCCTTCGCTTTTGTTCTAGTAATATCATTCATTATTCTTGGAGCGATGAAAGCTATTATGGGACTTCGTGTTACGGAAGAAGAAGAAATGATGGGATTAGATATTAGTGAACACGGTACTTATGGATATCCAGAGCAAATGAAATTGCTAACGGATGCTGAAGCAAAATCCGGGTCTAGGACTCCTCCTATAAACTAA
- a CDS encoding TlpA family protein disulfide reductase, with the protein MKKKITIWIGILILVTLAIFQNSDAGVQTVFKMDKPLPTESGPEAGLLAPAFSTTGLDGNLYNVGGEQEKAIIVNFWASWCDPCKIEAPDLVRIADTYQNELSIYGVNVTKFDNKKNAMKFVENYHLTFPVMLDIDGTIFDQYRGAAFPTNVLIDKQGVIREIILGAISAEELEKKVKKLIKS; encoded by the coding sequence ATGAAGAAAAAAATAACGATATGGATTGGGATATTGATACTCGTTACTTTAGCTATTTTTCAGAATTCAGATGCTGGAGTACAAACTGTTTTTAAGATGGATAAGCCACTCCCGACAGAGTCTGGACCTGAAGCAGGATTACTAGCACCAGCCTTCTCAACAACAGGATTGGATGGTAATTTATACAATGTAGGTGGAGAACAAGAGAAAGCAATTATAGTGAATTTCTGGGCTTCGTGGTGTGATCCCTGTAAGATAGAGGCTCCAGATTTAGTTAGAATAGCTGATACTTACCAGAATGAACTTTCTATTTATGGTGTGAATGTAACCAAGTTCGACAATAAGAAGAATGCTATGAAATTTGTCGAGAACTACCATTTGACGTTCCCAGTCATGCTAGACATAGATGGAACCATATTTGATCAGTATAGAGGAGCTGCTTTTCCAACGAATGTATTGATCGACAAGCAAGGTGTTATACGGGAAATTATTCTCGGAGCGATTTCTGCGGAGGAATTGGAGAAGAAAGTGAAAAAGTTAATAAAATCATAG
- a CDS encoding DUF294 nucleotidyltransferase-like domain-containing protein, with translation MEPVSTKEFNLDLSVIKDAISWEILRQRRIEFQNDFQQLRATLPISEWMDLVNQMHDLITTRALELCEQDMVEAGYGQPPVSYSFIVFGSAGRMESTMWSDQDNGLIISDELHNNKDEFFEKFAIALCDKLAYLGYEKCLGKVMCSESMWRKTLQDWKKTLMEWRSDLSWEPVRYLIIASDVRHVAGDSRLTVEFKEMLHQGFQEVPELQYAILRNTVRHKATLNLLGQVVTERFGEHAGGFDIKYGVYIPLVNFVRFMSLQLGVKETSTYRRLDKLISLDSGNILLENCQKAFDTAIYMRVSTPYEELDGLFISSNYMSEEELTSKPLMHELRESLGVVRRIHRALQRMLRFAERRKA, from the coding sequence ATGGAACCGGTGAGTACAAAGGAATTCAATTTGGACTTATCAGTAATAAAAGATGCTATTTCGTGGGAGATATTAAGACAAAGACGTATTGAATTTCAGAACGATTTTCAGCAACTAAGGGCAACTCTTCCTATCTCCGAGTGGATGGATTTAGTGAACCAAATGCATGATTTAATTACTACACGAGCCTTGGAACTCTGTGAACAAGATATGGTTGAGGCCGGCTATGGTCAGCCTCCCGTTTCATATTCTTTTATCGTATTTGGAAGTGCAGGACGCATGGAATCGACGATGTGGAGTGATCAAGATAACGGTCTTATCATCAGTGATGAACTCCATAATAACAAAGATGAATTTTTTGAGAAATTTGCTATTGCTCTATGCGATAAACTTGCCTATTTAGGTTATGAGAAATGTTTAGGTAAAGTGATGTGTTCAGAATCCATGTGGCGTAAGACACTCCAGGATTGGAAGAAGACATTAATGGAATGGCGGAGTGATTTAAGCTGGGAGCCTGTTCGTTATTTGATCATAGCTTCTGATGTAAGACATGTTGCGGGAGATTCTAGATTAACGGTTGAATTTAAAGAGATGCTACATCAAGGTTTTCAAGAAGTTCCTGAGTTGCAATACGCTATATTGCGAAATACGGTTAGACACAAGGCAACATTAAATTTATTAGGGCAAGTTGTGACTGAACGATTTGGTGAGCATGCAGGCGGGTTCGATATCAAATATGGTGTCTATATTCCATTAGTGAATTTTGTGAGATTTATGTCTTTGCAGCTTGGTGTTAAAGAAACATCGACATATAGAAGGTTAGATAAGCTGATATCTTTAGATTCTGGGAATATTCTGCTTGAGAATTGCCAAAAAGCTTTCGATACAGCTATTTACATGAGGGTAAGTACGCCTTATGAGGAATTAGATGGGTTATTTATTAGCAGCAACTATATGTCAGAAGAAGAACTTACGAGTAAACCGCTAATGCATGAACTTCGTGAAAGCTTAGGTGTTGTTAGAAGAATACACAGGGCATTACAGCGAATGTTGCGTTTTGCGGAAAGGAGAAAGGCATGA
- a CDS encoding DNA polymerase IV yields the protein MREIDEYYPAHGRVILHVDMNAFYCSVHEAEDPDQYRGKPTAVAGSVELRKGIIVTCSYAARRIGISTGMSVHQALKKCPHLIVISPDFNLYRRYSNAFMKIAYEYTPCMEATSIDECYLDITGSKQFGTPQEIASIIQKRVYEELHLPCSIGIAPNKLLAKMASDMKKPNGLTILRIRDVPKVLWDKPCGELFGIGGRTADKLRKLNIHTIGQLAKTDENLLMQNFGVLGSWMKRAANGIDHSPVLEEQEQSKSIGHTTTLPMDICLKEDIHRVLLNLSDQVARRLRRKQLVAGAVQITIRTPDMKTITRTHTLDSSTDITEDIYEEACSLYREHWSWDKPVRLLGVTLQHLISKEDSAIQLDLFDYEKQPKKESLTKAMDLMRNKYGENAILTAGMLGNDPSTLIRNHKIRGTSLQMDFREKGE from the coding sequence GTGAGGGAAATCGATGAATATTATCCAGCCCATGGCAGGGTTATACTTCATGTCGATATGAATGCATTCTACTGCTCAGTACATGAAGCGGAAGATCCTGATCAATACCGTGGTAAACCAACTGCTGTAGCGGGTAGTGTGGAGCTTCGTAAGGGAATTATTGTGACTTGTTCCTATGCTGCAAGACGAATAGGAATATCAACCGGAATGTCAGTACATCAGGCGCTCAAGAAGTGTCCACACTTAATCGTTATATCTCCGGATTTCAATTTATATCGCCGCTATTCTAATGCTTTTATGAAGATAGCTTATGAATATACACCTTGTATGGAAGCCACCTCGATCGACGAGTGTTACTTAGATATTACAGGATCTAAGCAATTTGGTACACCACAAGAGATTGCCTCAATCATTCAGAAGAGAGTTTATGAAGAACTCCATCTTCCATGCTCTATAGGGATTGCACCAAATAAGCTACTTGCGAAGATGGCTTCAGATATGAAAAAACCTAATGGTTTAACGATACTTCGTATTCGTGATGTTCCAAAGGTTTTGTGGGATAAGCCCTGTGGTGAATTATTCGGTATTGGTGGAAGAACGGCAGACAAATTACGTAAACTTAACATCCATACGATTGGGCAATTAGCCAAGACTGATGAGAATTTATTGATGCAGAACTTTGGTGTGCTCGGGAGTTGGATGAAAAGGGCAGCTAATGGTATTGATCATTCTCCAGTGTTGGAAGAGCAAGAACAGAGTAAATCGATTGGCCATACAACGACACTTCCTATGGATATATGCTTGAAAGAGGACATTCATCGTGTACTTCTTAACCTAAGTGATCAGGTAGCACGTAGGCTTCGACGGAAGCAGTTGGTTGCGGGAGCCGTACAAATTACAATTCGTACACCCGATATGAAGACGATTACTCGGACACATACACTGGATTCATCAACAGATATTACTGAAGATATTTATGAGGAAGCTTGTTCATTATATAGAGAACACTGGAGTTGGGATAAGCCAGTTCGCTTGTTAGGTGTAACACTCCAACATCTAATATCAAAAGAAGATTCTGCGATTCAATTGGATCTTTTTGATTATGAGAAGCAACCCAAGAAAGAATCTTTAACGAAGGCGATGGATTTGATGCGTAATAAGTATGGTGAGAATGCGATTTTGACTGCGGGGATGTTAGGTAATGATCCCTCAACATTAATTAGAAACCACAAAATAAGAGGAACATCATTACAGATGGATTTTAGAGAAAAAGGTGAATAA
- a CDS encoding ferredoxin, producing MAKYTWVEKDTCIACGACGATAPDIYDYDDEGLAEVIYGEDGNHGVTVIPEDLYDDLDDACDGCPTDSIKIADEPFNKEG from the coding sequence ATGGCTAAATATACATGGGTTGAAAAAGATACATGCATAGCATGTGGTGCGTGTGGTGCAACAGCACCAGATATTTATGATTATGATGATGAAGGACTAGCTGAAGTGATCTATGGTGAAGATGGTAATCATGGTGTAACTGTGATTCCTGAAGATTTATATGATGATCTAGATGACGCATGCGATGGTTGCCCAACAGATTCAATCAAGATCGCTGATGAACCGTTTAATAAAGAAGGTTAA
- a CDS encoding GTP pyrophosphokinase, translated as MDNRDWGMFLLPYEQTVEELKVKFKTMRAELKKREEYAPIEFVTGRVKKISSILNKAKRLDVPMDKLETGIEDIAGIRIMCQFVEDIRRVAEYIRNRKDLKVVYEKDYITNYKESGYRSFHMIVEYPVQTALGQIVVLAEIQIRTLAMNFWATIEHSLSYKYPESLPDNIRKRLKKAGEAASTLDNEMSSIREDILEAQKQFEDDSNVTTRVLSLIHQLYFYHLVNEAITFQERFNDIWQRQEMDEMKLLLDEVKRLIALTKKGENTDEI; from the coding sequence ATGGATAATAGAGATTGGGGAATGTTCTTGCTCCCATATGAACAAACGGTTGAGGAATTAAAGGTTAAATTCAAAACGATGCGTGCTGAATTAAAGAAACGTGAAGAATATGCGCCCATTGAATTTGTTACAGGTCGGGTCAAGAAAATATCGAGTATTCTCAATAAAGCTAAACGGTTAGATGTGCCGATGGATAAGCTGGAGACGGGGATCGAGGATATTGCTGGAATTCGAATCATGTGTCAATTCGTAGAGGATATTCGACGGGTAGCGGAATACATTCGTAACCGTAAAGATCTGAAAGTAGTGTATGAGAAGGATTATATTACGAATTATAAAGAAAGTGGATATCGGAGTTTCCATATGATTGTGGAATATCCGGTGCAAACCGCTCTTGGACAAATAGTAGTTCTTGCCGAAATCCAAATACGTACATTAGCTATGAACTTCTGGGCGACGATTGAACATTCACTAAGTTATAAATACCCTGAAAGCTTACCAGATAATATTCGCAAGCGTTTGAAGAAGGCAGGGGAAGCGGCATCCACTTTGGATAATGAGATGTCGAGTATTCGTGAAGATATTTTGGAGGCTCAGAAACAGTTTGAAGATGACTCCAATGTAACTACACGAGTGCTCTCCTTGATTCATCAATTGTACTTTTATCATTTGGTGAATGAAGCGATAACGTTCCAAGAGCGATTTAATGATATTTGGCAAAGACAGGAAATGGATGAGATGAAGTTGCTTCTGGATGAGGTGAAACGACTTATCGCTTTGACAAAAAAAGGTGAGAATACGGATGAAATATGA
- a CDS encoding MerR family transcriptional regulator, with product MHLYRIGELAKVVGISERTIDYYTKLGLITPESRTQKNYRLYSYETSERLMRINELKKEKYTLEEIKEKLNKWNMIIEETQVSDKLTNLELHMLQLEKEVRDLSPLLEQLKPVQAKRMISQLLPQSAACIEALKLLLDQGPLL from the coding sequence ATCCATTTATACCGTATTGGAGAATTAGCAAAGGTGGTTGGTATAAGTGAAAGAACAATCGATTACTATACCAAATTGGGATTGATTACTCCAGAAAGCCGAACTCAGAAAAATTATCGCCTATATAGTTATGAAACCTCTGAACGGCTGATGCGTATTAATGAGTTAAAGAAAGAGAAATATACTTTAGAGGAAATTAAAGAGAAGTTAAACAAATGGAATATGATCATAGAAGAAACACAAGTTTCAGACAAGTTGACCAACTTAGAACTTCATATGCTTCAGTTAGAGAAAGAAGTAAGAGATCTAAGTCCCCTACTCGAGCAATTGAAACCCGTGCAAGCAAAACGAATGATTTCGCAATTGTTGCCACAAAGTGCAGCCTGCATAGAAGCTTTAAAGCTCCTTCTTGATCAAGGACCCTTGTTATAA